The nucleotide window TAAAGATGAGGCCGCCGTGATCGCGGCGGCGATGCACCCAACCCATCAGAGTAACTTCTTCACCTGTATTTGTCGCCCTGAGCTCACCGCAGCCGTGGGAGCGGTGCAGCCCGGCAATGCCCTCAAGCACTAAAGCCACTCTCCTTTTTCTGACGGCAATAATTAACAACCTCGTCCAGGGAAACTTCTTCCTGGATCCCCGTGTCCAGACGACGAATTAAGACCCGGGCGCGGGACAATTCCTCTTCCCCCAGGATTATAACCATTTTAGCCGGGTAACGGTTGGCGTACTTCATCTGCGCCTTAAGGCTGCGCCCCAGGTAATCTTTGTCCGCCCGCAGCCCGACCGCCCTTAAGGCGGACAAAAGGCGGACTGCCGCCTTGTCCAGCCCGTCACCTGCCGTTGCCACCAAAACATCAATGCCCCCGACAGATGACGGCTTTCCGCCCTGAGCTTCCATGGCGAGAAGAACCCTTTCCAGGCCGAGGCCAAAGCCAATACCTGGTATTGGTTTCCCTCCCAGGGCTTCCACCAGACCGTCGTAACGTCCACCGCCGCCGATGGAGCTCTGGGCGCCGATGCCTTTAACCATAATCTCAAAAGCAGTATTGGTATAATAGTCCAATCCGCGGACCAGATGCTCGTCCAGGATATAAGCAATTTTCAGTTCCTGTAAATATTCCTGGACCTTCGCAAAATGTTCCCCGCATTCCCGGCAGAGGGAGGCGGCGATCGTCGGTGCTCCGGCCACAATCTCCCGACACACGGGGCTCTTGCAGTCGAAGATGCGTAAAGGATTGCGTTCAAAACGGCCCTGGCAGGTAGGACAGAGATCGCCCAGGTGCGGCCGCAGGTAATCCTGGAGTTTCTCGCGGTGCATGGGACGGCATTTCCGGCAGCCGACACTGTTTAAATGCAGTTCCAGGTCTTCCAGTTCCAGGCGGTTGTAAAAATCCATGGCCAGGGCAATTACTTCGGCATCCAGAGCCGGATCCCGCGAACCAAAAGCTTCTACCCCGAACTGATGAAACTGCCGCAGCCTGCCGGCCTGGGGCCTTCCATAACGGAACATGGGGCCCAGGTAAAAGAGCTTTACCGGCAAACCTCCCCCTTCCATGTGGTGTTCCAGGAAGGCCCGTACTACAGGGGCCGTACCTTCAGGACGCAGGGTCAGGCTGCGTCCGCCGCGGTCGTTAAAGGTATACATTTCCTTTTCTACGATATCGGTGGTATCTCCCACACCCCGATCAAAGAGCTCGGTATGTTCAAATATGGGTGTACGGATTTCCCGGTAACCATACAACTGGCTTACCCGTCTGGCCGTTTCTTCCAACCGATACCAGCGGCCTACTTCTTCCGGCAGTATGTCTTCCGTACCCCTTGGTCGAGTTGTCAGCATAACTGGCCTCCGTTTTAATAATTAAAAGAAGGGATTATCGACCCGTTCGGCGCCGATGGTGGACGACGGGCCGTGGCCGGGATAGATTTTCAAGTCGTCATCAAGGACAAAGAGTTTTTCTTTGATGGCATTGATTAATTGGTTATAGGAGCCGCCTGGTAAATCGGTACGGCCGATAGACCCGGCAAAGAGGGTATCTCCGGTAAAAATCAAGCCTTCTCCTTTTAAACAAATACCCCCCGGCGTATGTCCCGGCGTATGAATCACCGTCAGGGTGATGGTACGACCGATATTTATGGTGTCTCCTTCTTTTAAAAAACGATCGGCCTCGGGGCTTTTATCCCGGCTGCCCATGAACAGAGAAAGGTTGCGTCCCGGTTCCGTCAGGTAAGGGGCGTCGTCTTTATGGATTAGGACGGGGGCGCCGGTGGCTTCTTTTATGGTGCCGTTGGCGCCGATATGATCTATATGGCCGTGGGTATTGATTATATAGGCTATTTTTATCCCCGCTTCCTGGGCGGCGGCGAGGATACGCTCCCCTTCAGCCCCCGGATCGATTACAGCGCCTTCCTTTGTTTCCCGGCATCCCAGTAGATAGCAGTTGGTCCCCAGCGGGCCAACCAGCAGGGTCTTTAAAAACATATGGCAACTCCTTCCCGCAATATTGCGTCGCTAGAACAACCTGCGGCTATCCAGTAACATGGTTACCGGGCCGTCGTTTTCCAGGGAAACGAGCATTTCTGCCTGAAAACGGCCGGTATTCACCTTAACCCCATAGCTCTTGAGAGAGGCAATAAATTCCTGGTATAGTTTTCGGGCCAATTCTGGGGGGGCCGCTTCGGTAAAACTAGGGCGCCGTCCTTTACGGCAGTCCCCGCAAAGGGTGAACTGGGAGACCGCGAGGACCTCCCCCCCGGTATCGCGTACCGATAAATTCATTTTGCCTTCCCCGTCGGCAAAGATCCGCAAATTGGCTACTTTATCGGCCATATAGGCCACGTCCCGTTCGTCATCTCCACGGGCGACGCCTAAAAAAACTAACAATCCCGGACCTATGGCCCCAACTTCCTGGCCTTCTACCGTGACCCGTGCCCTTTTAACGCGCTGAACAACCGCCCTAATGCTCGTCACCTGCCTTCCAGTTTAACACAAAAGCCTTTATCCTGGAATTACCCTTTTGACTTCCATTACATCGCGGATGCGGCGTATTTTATCCATTATATAATTTAAATGTTCTAGACTTCTAATTTCAATTTTTAAGTCTACCAGAGCCTGATCATTTCTGGTGGCCCTGGCATGGACGGAATTGATTATCGTCTTGGTATCAGTTACGGCGGCCATGATGTCCATGGCCAGGTTCGGTCGGTCCAGGGCCAGGGCTTCGATATGCACCTGGTAGGTGGCGTCGGGAGTATCTTCCCAGGCCACCTCTATAATGCGCTCCTTTTCCGTCGTGAGGTGGTGATGGAGGTTCGGGCAATCACTCCGGTGAACGCTAACACCCCGCCCGCGGGTTATATAGCCCAGAATGGCGTCGCCCGGAAGGGGGTTGCAGCAGTGGGCCAGACGGATATCCAGGTTGTCCATTCCTTTTATTTTGATGCCGGCGGAAGTCCTAACATGGCCCTGCCACGGTTTGACGGCCGTTTTAAGAACTTCCACCTGAGAGTTTTCTTCTTCTCCTTTCATCCGTCCCAGTACCTGGGCGGGAGTTAGCTGCCCCTCCCCCACTAAAACATACAGCTCTTCAGGGCTTACCACATTAAACCGGCGGGCTGCTTCCTGGAGCAAAGCCGGCTTTAACGTTTCCTCCGGATCAAGGCCCTGTTTCTGGCATTCTTTCTCCAGCATTTCCCTTCCCCTGGCCAGGTTGTTGTCCCGCTCCTCCTTTCTAAACCACTGACGAATGCGGTTTTTGGCCTGGGAAGTCTTGACGATGTGCAGCCAGTCGCGGCTGGGACGACTGCCCTTGGTGGTTATAATTTCCACAATGTCCCCGGTTTTTAATTTATAATCCAGGGGCACAATACGTCCGTTAACCCGGGCCCCGGTACAGCGGTGACCTATATCGGTATGAACCCGGTAGGCAAAATCTATGGGTACCGACCCGGCCGGCAATTCTACCACGTCGCCTTTGGGAGTAAATACGTAGACCCGGTCGGAAAAAAGATCGATCTTTAAGGATTCCATAAACTCCCGGGGGTCGCGCATTTCCCGCTGCCAATCCAAAAGCTGCCGCAGCCACGTCAGCTTTTTTTCAAAATCCGGGTCGGAAGTACCGCCCCCTTCTTTATAACGCCAGTGGGCGGCAATGCCGTATTCGGCCGTACGGTGCATTTCCCAGGTACGAATCTGTATTTCAAAGGGATCCCCGTTCGGGCCGATAACGGTGGTGTGCAGGGACTGGTACATATTGGGTTTGGGCATGGCAATATAATCTTTAAAGCGGCCGGGAATGGGTTTCCACAGGGCATGAACCAAGCCCAACACCGCATAACAGTCCTTGACGCTGTCGACTATAACCCTTACGGCAATGAGGTCGTATATCTCGCTTAACTCTTTTCCTTGTTTTACCATTTTATTATAAATGCTGTAAAAATGCTTCGGCCGCCCCTGGATATCGGCCTTAATACCCCCCTCGGCCAATTTTTCACCTAAGATATTTACCACCTGCTGAATGTATTCTTCCCTCTCCCTGCGCTTCATGTTGATGCTGTTTACCAGTTCGTAGTAGCGCTCCGGTTCAAGGTAGCGCAGGGCCTGATCCTCTAGTTCCCATTTCAGACGGAAAATGCCGAGGCGGTGAGCCAGGGGTGCGAATATTTCCAGGGTTTCCCTGGCAATCTCCTTTTGCTTTTCCGGGGGATGATGCTTTAAAGTGCGCATGTTATGCAGGCGGTCGGCCAGTTTAATCAAAATGACGCGGATGTCCTGGGCCATGGCCAGGAACATCTTGCGCAGCGTTTCCGCCTGCTGTTCCTCTTTCGTCTTACATTCCAGGCGGCTGAGTTTGGTGACGCCGTCGACCAGCAGGCCCACCTCATCACCGAAAAGCTCTTTGATAGTGTCCAGGCTGATGGGGGTATCTTCCACCACATCGTGTAAGAGGGCTGCCGCCAGGGTAACCACATCAAGCTGGAGCTCTGCCAGAATGGCAGCTACGTTCAAAGGATGGGTAATATAATCTTCACCGGAACGGCGTTTCTGTCCCCGATGGGCGACGGCGGCAAACTGATAGGCATCTTCTAAAAGTTTCAGATCCGCGTCCGGCTGATAACTTTTGATCTGTTGTTTCAGTTCCTCCAGGTCCACGAACAATCACCTCCCTCCTGCAATTTGCCGATAAAACTGTCTGCTTATTTCCGTTTCCGCCAGGAGCTGGCGGTAACGGCGGGAATCCATTAAATTAGTCCTGCCGGTTACCGGTATAAGTTTTATGGCCAAGTCGGTTCCCTGATTTTCTACTTGGATAAGGCCGAGCTCTTCAAAAATAGCCAGATACCATCGTAAATGATAACCCTTATTATTCATTATGTAAAGCCTGCTGCCGTTGCCAGTCCCTATCTTGAGCTGCCGGTAAAAAAATATGAGTTCCCTGCGCCAGTCTGTCGGCCGCCAATCCTCCTCCAGAGTACGGATATATACTCTGGGCGTTTTTTCAACCAACGGCAGGGCCAGTTCCACTTCCTCAAGACTGTCGGGAAAATAATTAAAAACGACGGCGTCGGCGGGATAAAACCACGCCGGCACTTCCCTTCTGGCAATCAGGAGGGGCATACGGCCGCTCAAGGCCTCTTCCCTGGCCAGCAGGAGGTGACGGGGGTCGGAAAAGGCATCCACGGCCACACTCACATCCTTCACTTCTCCCCGTAACCTTTTAGCCGCCTCAACCATCTGCACCCCGTCCCTTTCATATAGAAGAACCTTTTGGCCCTCGGCCAAAAGCCCCATCAGCAGGGGTAAAGGTTCCCGGAACAACATCAACTGTTCCGGGGCGCACCGGGGTTGAAGCTTTATTAACGACCGCTTTTCTTCGATTCCCTGCACCAGAAAGGAAACCACCGAGGCTTCCCTGCCACGAACAGCCTCGAAAGACCAAAAGGGGTGACAGGTAATGAGGGAGCGCCTTTCGTTTAAAAGCCTGTTAAGACTTTTACCTCCAATCCAGGGAGGTATGGGCAGGAAATTATTTTCCGTACCTTCCCAGCGTTTCAAACCATTATAGCACTGGCGGACGGCAGAACTGTTAGCCAAAATGATGCGCGCAACCGGTGCGGCGGCCAGAGCATCTGTCAGCTGCCGTGGCCAGGTGGAGCAGGTGGCCGTTGCGGTGGCCGCAACCTGCTCCTTATACGACCAGGTCGCCAGCGGCACAGGTTGGGAGGGCCGAAGGGCCGCCAGGGAAAGGCGC belongs to Moorella humiferrea and includes:
- the hisS gene encoding histidine--tRNA ligase; translation: MLTTRPRGTEDILPEEVGRWYRLEETARRVSQLYGYREIRTPIFEHTELFDRGVGDTTDIVEKEMYTFNDRGGRSLTLRPEGTAPVVRAFLEHHMEGGGLPVKLFYLGPMFRYGRPQAGRLRQFHQFGVEAFGSRDPALDAEVIALAMDFYNRLELEDLELHLNSVGCRKCRPMHREKLQDYLRPHLGDLCPTCQGRFERNPLRIFDCKSPVCREIVAGAPTIAASLCRECGEHFAKVQEYLQELKIAYILDEHLVRGLDYYTNTAFEIMVKGIGAQSSIGGGGRYDGLVEALGGKPIPGIGFGLGLERVLLAMEAQGGKPSSVGGIDVLVATAGDGLDKAAVRLLSALRAVGLRADKDYLGRSLKAQMKYANRYPAKMVIILGEEELSRARVLIRRLDTGIQEEVSLDEVVNYCRQKKESGFSA
- the dtd gene encoding D-aminoacyl-tRNA deacylase, with translation MRAVVQRVKRARVTVEGQEVGAIGPGLLVFLGVARGDDERDVAYMADKVANLRIFADGEGKMNLSVRDTGGEVLAVSQFTLCGDCRKGRRPSFTEAAPPELARKLYQEFIASLKSYGVKVNTGRFQAEMLVSLENDGPVTMLLDSRRLF
- a CDS encoding RelA/SpoT family protein, whose protein sequence is MDLEELKQQIKSYQPDADLKLLEDAYQFAAVAHRGQKRRSGEDYITHPLNVAAILAELQLDVVTLAAALLHDVVEDTPISLDTIKELFGDEVGLLVDGVTKLSRLECKTKEEQQAETLRKMFLAMAQDIRVILIKLADRLHNMRTLKHHPPEKQKEIARETLEIFAPLAHRLGIFRLKWELEDQALRYLEPERYYELVNSINMKRREREEYIQQVVNILGEKLAEGGIKADIQGRPKHFYSIYNKMVKQGKELSEIYDLIAVRVIVDSVKDCYAVLGLVHALWKPIPGRFKDYIAMPKPNMYQSLHTTVIGPNGDPFEIQIRTWEMHRTAEYGIAAHWRYKEGGGTSDPDFEKKLTWLRQLLDWQREMRDPREFMESLKIDLFSDRVYVFTPKGDVVELPAGSVPIDFAYRVHTDIGHRCTGARVNGRIVPLDYKLKTGDIVEIITTKGSRPSRDWLHIVKTSQAKNRIRQWFRKEERDNNLARGREMLEKECQKQGLDPEETLKPALLQEAARRFNVVSPEELYVLVGEGQLTPAQVLGRMKGEEENSQVEVLKTAVKPWQGHVRTSAGIKIKGMDNLDIRLAHCCNPLPGDAILGYITRGRGVSVHRSDCPNLHHHLTTEKERIIEVAWEDTPDATYQVHIEALALDRPNLAMDIMAAVTDTKTIINSVHARATRNDQALVDLKIEIRSLEHLNYIMDKIRRIRDVMEVKRVIPG
- a CDS encoding MBL fold metallo-hydrolase — protein: MFLKTLLVGPLGTNCYLLGCRETKEGAVIDPGAEGERILAAAQEAGIKIAYIINTHGHIDHIGANGTIKEATGAPVLIHKDDAPYLTEPGRNLSLFMGSRDKSPEADRFLKEGDTINIGRTITLTVIHTPGHTPGGICLKGEGLIFTGDTLFAGSIGRTDLPGGSYNQLINAIKEKLFVLDDDLKIYPGHGPSSTIGAERVDNPFF